From the genome of Argentina anserina chromosome 4, drPotAnse1.1, whole genome shotgun sequence, one region includes:
- the LOC126791133 gene encoding probable E3 ubiquitin-protein ligase XERICO: MGLSNFPGASEGVLPVLVMNTVLSVALLKNMVRSVYQVMSGANVVAASQNLEEDPDGYMEVARESRLVSVARYKSLCQHKKSKRERVAPMVECCCVCLCGFEAEQEVSELSCKHFFHKGCLEKWFNNDHTTCPLCRSVC; this comes from the coding sequence ATGGGTCTGTCGAACTTTCCAGGGGCGTCGGAGGGAGTGTTACCGGTGCTGGTAATGAACACGGTGCTGTCGGTGGCGCTGCTCAAGAACATGGTGAGATCCGTGTACCAAGTAATGAGTGGCGCCAATGTGGTGGCGGCGTCTCAGAACCTAGAGGAGGATCCAGATGGGTACATGGAAGTTGCGAGAGAAAGCCGGCTAGTCTCGGTGGCCCGGTACAAGTCGCTGTGCCAGCACAAGAAgagcaagagagaaagagtggcGCCTATGGTGGAGTGTTGTTGTGTGTGTCTGTGTGGTTTCGAAGCGGAGCAAGAGGTTAGTGAATTGTCTTGCAAGCATTTCTTCCACAAAGGTTGCTTGGAGAAGTGGTTTAACAACGACCACACTACTTGCCCTCTCTGCCGCTCTGTTTGCTAA
- the LOC126789813 gene encoding uncharacterized protein LOC126789813 isoform X1, which yields MGIISRSGVGRKPNETMRLIVTTFVGVVFGFLIGVSFPTLSLTKLNLSSSLLPSVDLSSHENGKSSISDFYSYVKKNSSSTQSQRPNDPSKIWVPTNPRGAEMLPPGIVEAESDFYLRRLWGKPSEDLTTKPRYLVTFTVGIKQKRNIDAAVKKFSEDFTILLFHYDGITTEWDDLEWSKRAIHVSARKQTKWWYAKRFLHPDIVAPYDYIFIWDEDLGVEHFNAEEYIKLVRKHGLEISQPGLEPNKGLTWQMTKRRGDREVHKQTEEKPGWCSDPHLPPCAAFVEIMAPVFSRSAWRCVWHMIQNDLVHGWGLDFALRKCVEPAHEKIGVVDSQWIVHQTVPSLGSQGESTNGKAPWQGVRERCRKEWTMFQMRVANAESAYFKAMETYNSTNSH from the exons ATGGGAATCATTTCACGCAG TGGGGTTGGTAGAAAACCAAATGAGACTATGAGGCTTATTGTGACAACTTTTGTAGGAGTAGTTTTTGGATTCTTGATAGGTGTATCCTTTCCAACATTATCATTAACAAAG CTAAATCTCTCATCCAGCCTTCTTCCATCAGTTGATTTATCATCTCACGAGAACGGGAAATCAAGTATCTCAGATTTCTATTCTTATGTGAAGAAAAATAGCAGCTCAACTCAATCTCAGAGACCAAATGATCCATCAAAG ATTTGGGTGCCCACAAATCCTAGAGGTGCAGAGATGCTACCCCCAGGAATTGTCGAAGCTGAGTCAGACTTCTACTTGCGCAGATTATGGGGCAAGCCTAGTGAG GACTTAACAACCAAACCTAGGTACCTTGTGACATTCACTGTGGGTATAAAACAGAAAAGGAATATTGATGCAGCTGTGAAAAAG TTTTCAGAGGACTTTACGATTCTTCTTTTCCATTATGATGGAATAACAACTGAATGGGATGACCTTGAGTGGTCTAAGCGGGCTATACATGTTAGTGCTCGCAAGCAGACCAAATG GTGGTATGCCAAGCGATTTCTGCATCCTGACATTGTGGCCCCATATGATTACATATTTATCTGGGATGAAGACCTCGGAGTTGAGCATTTCAATGCCGAGGA GTACATAAAGTTAGTCAGGAAGCATGGTTTGGAAATTTCGCAGCCTGGTTTAGAACCTAACAAAGGATTGACATGGCAGATGACGAAGAGGAGAGGTGACCGTGAAGTTCACAA ACAAACAGAGGAGAAACCAGGCTGGTGCAGTGACCCACATCTGCCTCCATGTGCAGC ATTTGTTGAGATCATGGCTCCGGTATTTTCCCGAAGTGCCTGGCGCTGTGTGTGGCATATGATTCAG AATGACTTGGTCCATGGGTGGGGTCTTGACTTTGCTCTTAGAAAATGTGTTGAG cCTGCCCATGAGAAGATAGGAGTTGTAGATTCTCAGtggattgttcatcaaactgTTCCATCACTTGGTAGTCAG GGTGAATCGACAAATGGAAAGGCGCCATGGCAAGGG GTAAGGGAAAGGTGCAGAAAGGAATGGACAATGTTCCAGATGAGGGTTGCAAATGCAGAAAGTGCGTATTTCAAAGCAATGGAGACTTATAATTCGACAAACTCTCACTAG
- the LOC126789813 gene encoding uncharacterized protein LOC126789813 isoform X2 produces MSGVGRKPNETMRLIVTTFVGVVFGFLIGVSFPTLSLTKLNLSSSLLPSVDLSSHENGKSSISDFYSYVKKNSSSTQSQRPNDPSKIWVPTNPRGAEMLPPGIVEAESDFYLRRLWGKPSEDLTTKPRYLVTFTVGIKQKRNIDAAVKKFSEDFTILLFHYDGITTEWDDLEWSKRAIHVSARKQTKWWYAKRFLHPDIVAPYDYIFIWDEDLGVEHFNAEEYIKLVRKHGLEISQPGLEPNKGLTWQMTKRRGDREVHKQTEEKPGWCSDPHLPPCAAFVEIMAPVFSRSAWRCVWHMIQNDLVHGWGLDFALRKCVEPAHEKIGVVDSQWIVHQTVPSLGSQGESTNGKAPWQGVRERCRKEWTMFQMRVANAESAYFKAMETYNSTNSH; encoded by the exons ATGAG TGGGGTTGGTAGAAAACCAAATGAGACTATGAGGCTTATTGTGACAACTTTTGTAGGAGTAGTTTTTGGATTCTTGATAGGTGTATCCTTTCCAACATTATCATTAACAAAG CTAAATCTCTCATCCAGCCTTCTTCCATCAGTTGATTTATCATCTCACGAGAACGGGAAATCAAGTATCTCAGATTTCTATTCTTATGTGAAGAAAAATAGCAGCTCAACTCAATCTCAGAGACCAAATGATCCATCAAAG ATTTGGGTGCCCACAAATCCTAGAGGTGCAGAGATGCTACCCCCAGGAATTGTCGAAGCTGAGTCAGACTTCTACTTGCGCAGATTATGGGGCAAGCCTAGTGAG GACTTAACAACCAAACCTAGGTACCTTGTGACATTCACTGTGGGTATAAAACAGAAAAGGAATATTGATGCAGCTGTGAAAAAG TTTTCAGAGGACTTTACGATTCTTCTTTTCCATTATGATGGAATAACAACTGAATGGGATGACCTTGAGTGGTCTAAGCGGGCTATACATGTTAGTGCTCGCAAGCAGACCAAATG GTGGTATGCCAAGCGATTTCTGCATCCTGACATTGTGGCCCCATATGATTACATATTTATCTGGGATGAAGACCTCGGAGTTGAGCATTTCAATGCCGAGGA GTACATAAAGTTAGTCAGGAAGCATGGTTTGGAAATTTCGCAGCCTGGTTTAGAACCTAACAAAGGATTGACATGGCAGATGACGAAGAGGAGAGGTGACCGTGAAGTTCACAA ACAAACAGAGGAGAAACCAGGCTGGTGCAGTGACCCACATCTGCCTCCATGTGCAGC ATTTGTTGAGATCATGGCTCCGGTATTTTCCCGAAGTGCCTGGCGCTGTGTGTGGCATATGATTCAG AATGACTTGGTCCATGGGTGGGGTCTTGACTTTGCTCTTAGAAAATGTGTTGAG cCTGCCCATGAGAAGATAGGAGTTGTAGATTCTCAGtggattgttcatcaaactgTTCCATCACTTGGTAGTCAG GGTGAATCGACAAATGGAAAGGCGCCATGGCAAGGG GTAAGGGAAAGGTGCAGAAAGGAATGGACAATGTTCCAGATGAGGGTTGCAAATGCAGAAAGTGCGTATTTCAAAGCAATGGAGACTTATAATTCGACAAACTCTCACTAG
- the LOC126790866 gene encoding chloroplast sensor kinase, chloroplastic, which yields MLLSSAITHQHPSNSNSTLLLPPNPPKLPSSLKPTPRPHLLPTASSSSQTIRHVTHTPSDGHPEPTSMVPSASAVAAAIRRASTSPVDFMQRVEKNQKNGTVLPSPDFQRLCLQQLELFRRIVDPDALLSVYVRPAGSYVMDRLELRRVTCYPSSNASDIVILVGSFSVATGFRAAETVLSNHKVEVVAECNAMVFPMVKPPFVVGFLVAELPRMEMAPPPGSFGSEGCDLIHCPTPEEAYALPRSSDVKSWDDHSLEDGQELVATMYRFSAEQRAIAVNISRSLAMAYVMDQKAMLLQQSSWQNNVRMSSLVEQIRGPLSSIRTLSKMLSIHTKRSEISYDIVEDILEQGDQVKDTLQQLQDAVYLTKANIIRYNEHDSAYVYPDARRSQLLNNLPSDGSRRKMQISGEQLSLNAATRDVEMPMPPLALAPLQQDGIRPCNVSHILVDLVDAVRPLAQNQQRVVELNELGKSLEVAVEEPALRQSLSNLIESALLRTHAGGKVEIVSTGAPAGGALVVIDDDGPDMHYMTQMHSLAPFGTDLLSENMVEDNMTWNFVAGLTVAREILESYGCVVRVISPRNTDAALGAGGTRVELWLPSLIEFPGIDGPILDA from the exons ATGCTTCTCTCTTCTGCAATCACTCACCAACACCCCTCAAATTCCAATTCTACCCTCCTCCTTCCCCCTAATCCCCCCAAACTCCCCTCCTCCCTCAAACCCACTCCCAGACCTCACCTCCTCCCcaccgcctcctcctcctcccagACCATCCGCCACGTCACCCACACCCCCTCCGATGGCCACCCCGAGCCCACCTCCATGGTCCCCTCCGCCTCCGCCGTCGCCGCCGCCATCCGCAGAGCCTCCACCTCCCCCGTCGACTTCATGCAGCGCGTCGAAAAGAACCAGAAAAACGGCACCGTTTTGCCTAGCCCCGACTTCCAGCGCCTCTGCCTCCAGCAGCTCGAACTCTTCCGCCGCATCGTTGATCCCGATGCTCTCCTCTCG GTATATGTAAGACCAGCCGGTAGTTATGTGATGGACCGATTGGAGCTGCGTAGAGTGACTTGCTATCCAAGCTCGAATGCATCAGACATTGTGATTTTAGTTGGAAGCTTCAGTGTTGCTACCGGTTTTCGTGCCGCAGAAACTGTTCTTTCCAATCACAAA gtGGAAGTTGTGGCCGAGTGTAACGCTATGGTGTTTCCAATGGTGAAGCCGCCTTTTGTGGTGGGGTTTCTGGTTGCTGAGTTGCCGAGGATGGAAATGGCGCCGCCACCAGGGAGTTTTGGGAGTGAAGGTTGCGATTTGATTCACTGTCCCACCCCTGAGGAGGCCTATGCTTTGCCTAGGAGCTCCGATGTCAAGTCTTGGGACGATCACTCTTTGGAGGACGGGCAGGAACTAGTGGCGACAATGTACAGGTTTAGTGCGGAGCAGAGGGCGATTGCTGTTAATATTTCTAGGTCTTTGGCTATGGCGTATGTTATGGATCAG AAAGCAATGTTACTCCAGCAATCCTCGTGGCAGAATAATGTAAGGATGAGCAGTCTGGTTGAGCAG ATTCGTGGTCCGCTTTCTAGCATTCGAACTTTAAGTAAAATGTTGTCTATACATACAAAGAGAAGTGAG ATTTCTTATGACATTGTTGAAGATATACTGGAACAAGGTGATCAAGTAAAAGATACCCTTCAGCAACTCCAAGATGCTGTTTACTTGACTAAG GCTAATATCATACGGTACAACGAACATGACTCTGCATATGTATATCCTGATGCACGGAGGTCTCAGTTATTGAATAACTTGCCAAGTGATGGTTCCCGCAGAAAGATGCAGATTTCTGGTGAACAACTTTCTCTAAATGCTGCAACCAGAGATGTAGAAATGCCGATGCCACCTCTAGCCCTTGCTCCTTTACAGCAAGATGGAATTAG ACCATGCAATGTTTCTCACATACTGGTAGATTTGGTAGACGCTGTAAGACCTCTTGCCCAGAACCAGCAGCGTGTAGTAGAATTGAATGAACTGGGAAAATCTTTGGAAGTGGCTGTAGAAGAACCAGCTTTACGACAGTCTCTGAGCAATTTAATCGAAAGCGCATTACTACGTACGCATGCCGGGGGAAAGGTGGAAATTGTGTCTACAGGAGCTCCAGCAGGCGGTGCCCTTGTGGTAATTGATGACGATGGGCCTGACATGCATTATATG ACACAGATGCATTCCCTCGCACCCTTTGGAACTGATCTCCTCTCAGAAAATATGGTTGAAGACAACATGACCTGGAATTTTGTTGCTGGGCTGACTGTTGCTCGCGAGATACTCGAAAGTTATGGTTGCGTTGTCCGCGTCATATCACCTCGGAATACAGATGCTGCCCTTGGAGCAGGTGGAACTCGAGTCGAACTCTGGCTTCCTTCGCTCATAGAATTTCCTGGTATTGATGGCCCCATTCTGGATGCGTAG
- the LOC126792393 gene encoding uncharacterized protein LOC126792393: protein MKLRGELRYALSLSLSLSLSMTTTTENAAVPQPVTAFSSLKRKRPPMIEIPNVLQEIKTDKHRDFAPPNGVVCFGGDGVAVSSAKGKKKFMEDAHKIVPCLQGSSNRGFFGVYDGHGGSKAAEFAAENLHSNILEMMKGCTEKEEAFRAGYLKTDQEFLNQGVGSGTCCVTALVDEQEVVISNVGDCRAVLSRGGVAEALTMDHTAAQESERQRIQDKGGYVEFHRGAWRVHGVLSVSRSIGDAHLKDWVLGEPETKILEMTPDMEFVVLASDGLWEKVGNQEVIDMVTRICSAQKKMAPPGNGLKENNEDLWCDYGYVNVSPSSKLRRISLVKQPKGTQSPGYKKTLFEFQDADNDCSSENESSLSKSRRLSMVKRVNIKNESPIKEKKNNGHMMRPASGGLVTACKELVNLALSRGSLDDITVMIIDLNHFRCIPSCFSAGAAHQRPVEHDPAGVIRSGQSLVMSVYSTKIAGQCRLITITWCKNLLLHGLSVSVQGQDGEDDYRCKVELKPWYFWRKTGAKQFMVDGITVDVAWDLKAAKFNGETEPQSDYYVAIVCEKEVVLLVGDQKKDAYRRTGCRPSLIEPILVSRKEHLFGKRKYSTGIKFHEKGKGKFHEILIECNNNNNSVTGSRADPELEIKIDGNQAIHVKHLQWKFRGNESVDVNNTKVEVYYDVHDWLFGSGPRYGMFIFKPIPSESAESSLSTAAAVLTNHQKSRGRSEDEDHDSAGGSFGFSLLVYAWKVE from the exons ATGAAACTTAGGGGTGAACT CCGTTacgccctctctctctctctctctctctctctctcaatgaCGACGACCACCGAAAACGCCGCCGTGCCACAACCAGTTACCGCGTTTTCTTCTCTGAAGCGGAAGCGGCCACCGATGATTGAAATCCCAAACGTCCTGCAAGAAATCAAAACCGACAAGCACCGCGACTTCGCGCCCCCAAACGGCGTCGTTTGCTTCGGCGGCGACGGAGTCGCGGTCTCCTCCGCCAAAGGCAAGAAGAAGTTTATGGAAGACGCGCATAAGATAGTTCCCTGTTTACAAGGCAGCTCCAATAGA GGTTTTTTTGGGGTGTATGATGGCCATGGTGGTAGTAAGGCTGCAGAGTTTGCTGCTGAGAATTTGCATAGTAACATTCTTGAAATGATGAAAGGTTGTACTGAAAAGGAAGAGGCGTTTAGAGCTGGGTATCTCAAAACAGACCAGGAGTTCTTGAATCAG GGTGTTGGGAGCGGTACTTGCTGTGTGACTGCCTTGGTTGATGAGCAGGAGGTGGTTATTTCGAATGTGGGAGATTGTAGGGCTGTTCTCTCGAGAGGTGGAGTGGCCGAAGCTCTTACAATGGATCATACTGCGGCGCAGGAGAGTGAACGCCAGAGAATACAGGATAAG GGAGGATATGTGGAGTTCCACAGAGGAGCATGGAGGGTCCATGGGGTTCTTTCTGTATCAAGAAGCATTGGAGATGCTCATCTGAAGGACTGGGTGCTGGGTGAGCCTGAAACGAAGATCTTAGAGATGACTCCAGATATGGAATTTGTTGTATTGGCTTCGGATGGTCTGTGGGAAAAG GTTGGCAACCAAGAAGTGATTGACATGGTGACACGAATATGTTCAGCTCAAAAGAAAATGGCACCTCCAGGAAACGGGCTGAAAGAGAATAATGAGGATCTTTGGTGT gACTATGGGTATGTCAATGTAAGCCCTTCATCGAAGTTGCGAAGGATCTCTTTGGTTAAGCAACCAAAAGGAACCCAATCTCCAGGCTACAAGAAGACACTATTCGAATTTCAAGATGCTGATAATGACTGTTCAAGTGAGAATGAGAGCTCTCTATCAAAGTCAAGGAGATTATCAATGGTAAAGCGAGTAAATATTAAGAATGAATCTCCCATCAAGGAGAAGA AGAACAATGGACATATGATGAGACCTGCCTCTGGTGGACTGGTGACTGCTTGCAAGGAGCTTGTGAACCTTGCTTTGAGTAGGGGTAGCTTGGACGACATCACTGTTATGATAATTGATCTCAATCATTTTAGATGC ATTCCTTCTTGCTTTTCGGCCGGTGCAGCTCATCAGAGGCCGGTGGAGCATGATCCGGCCGGCGTGATCAGGTCAGGGCAGAGCTTGGTTATGTCAGTTTATAGTACAAAGATTGCTGGTCAGTGCCGTTTGATCACTATTACTTGGTGCAAGAACTTACTGCTACATGGGCTCTCTGTTTCCGTTCAAGGCCAAGATGGAGAGGATGACTATAGATGCAAGGTTGAGCTGAAGCCATGGTACTTTTGGAGGAAGACAGGCGCTAAACAGTTCATGGTGGATGGTATCACAGTTGATGTAGCATGGGACTTGAAAGCTGCCAAGTTCAATGGTGAAACAGAGCCGCAGTCGGACTATTATGTTGCCATTGTGTGTGAAAAAGAGGTGGTTCTGCTTGTTGGTGATCAGAAGAAAGATGCATATAGAAGAACAGGGTGCAGACCATCACTGATTGAGCCAATCTTGGTTTCAAGGAAGGAACATTTGTTTGGTAAGAGGAAGTACTCAACAGGGATCAAGTTTCATGAAAAAGGAAAGGGGAAGTTTCATGAGATTTTAATCGagtgcaacaacaacaacaattcgGTAACCGGGTCAAGAGCTGATCCAGAATTGGAGATAAAGATTGATGGGAACCAAGCCATTCATGTCAAGCACCTTCAATGGAAATTCAGAGGCAATGAGTCTGTTGATGTGAACAATACCAAAGTTGAGGTCTATTATGATGTTCATGACTGGCTATTTGGCTCTGGTCCAAGGTATGGAATGTTCATATTCAAACCAATACCATCAGAATCTGCAGAAAGTTCTTTATCAACAGCAGCCGCAGTTTTGACTAATCATCAAAAATCAAGAGGTAGATCAGAAGATGAGGATCATGATAGTGCAGGTGGGTCATTTGGATTTTCATTATTGGTTTATGCTTGGAAAGTGGAATGA